The region GCAAAGAGCTTGCCGGCCCGGAAAGGATTCTGCATACCGCAAACTGCGCAAAAGCCGCCCGGGAGATGGTTCGCAAGGAACGCTACGAAGTTATTGTCTCCGACATTCGCCTACCGGATGGTGACGGTCTTGAGCTGCTCACCGAGTTCAAGGATATGGAACCTGATGTAGAAGTGATCCTGATCACCGGGCACGGTAATATCGATAACGCGGTTGAAGCTATACGCATCGGGGCCTACGATTACATAACCAAACCTTTCCGCCTCGACAAAGTCGATCTGGTCGTGGACAGGGCATGGCAAAGAGTCTGTCTGACCCGTGAAAACCGGAGCTATCGCCATTCCCAGCAATCAGATACCACCAGCTCACAACTTGTAGGCAGCTCTACCCCCATCAAGCAGATACGGCATCTGATCAATAAAGTTGCGCCCACCAAAGTCCCGGTGCTGATTACCGGGGAGTCCGGGGCAGGTAAGGACGTAGTGGCCCACTCCATTCACTGCGCCAGTCAACGGGCCGGTAAACCCATGATCGTCAAAAACTGCGCAACTCTGCAAAAAGAACTTTCACGCAGCGAACTTTTCGGACACACCAAAGGTTCCTTCACCGGAGCAACGGAAAACTGCGACGGGCTGATGACATTTGCCCACACCGGCACCCTGTTTCTTGATGAAATAGGGGAACTGCCCATGGAAGTGCAGGCATCGCTGCTGCGCGTGCTGGAATCACACACTTTCCGCCGGGTAGGTGAAAAAGATGAACGCACCGTGGACATCCGCTTCCTTTTTGCCACGAACCGCAACCTTGCCAAAGAAGTGGAAGAAGGAAGATTCCATGAAGCCCTCTTCCATCGCATCAATGTCTTCAACATCAGCCTTCCGGAACTAAAGGACCGCCGCGAGGACGTGCCTCTGCTCATAGATTTTTTCATCAACAAACTCGGCTTCCAGATGGGACAGGGCGAATACACCATCAGTGAGCGCGCCATGCAATGCATGCTCTCCTACCACTGGCCGGGCAATGTCCGCGAACTGCGCAACGTACTGGAGCGCAGCATTATTCTGGCCGACAACAACACCATCACCTGCGCCTGCCTGCCCAAAGAAATCGCCGACCAGCCGGAACGTGAAGGAGAAGCGGGAATCCTCTCACTTGAAAGAATGGAGAGGGAGCACATCATCAAGGCGCTCGATTTCTTCAACGGCAATCGGCAGAAAGCTGCACTGGCACTCGGCATCGGAAGGAAAACCCTTTACCGCAAGATTGATAAATACAATTTATAGTTACACCCGGACCTAAGAAAATTATGCAGGCCGTCCCTCGTAATGTGGGGCGGCTTTTCATATTCAGCACCAGTCTTTTTTGTGCCAAACCAGCCCCAGCTTATTTTTCACTGGACTTTTTTCCCATATCGGAGACGATAAAGTGTGAATAAACCCTAAAGGAATCCAATATGCATAAAAAACTTCTCCACATAATATTACTGGCACTATTCATAAGCTCCACGGCTTACGCGGCCCCGCTTCAGCCCGGTGAGAATTTCCCGGACATTCCCCTCAAAGGAGAATTGACCGCAAAACAAAAAACTTATCTCGGCCTTAAAGGTGACGGGCCATGGAAGACAAGCGATATTGAAGACACCTATATTATTATAGAAGTGTACAGCATGTACTGCCCCCACTGCCAGAAAGAAGCCCCTACAATGAACGCTTTCTATAGGCTTCTCAGTAAATCTGATAAGTTTGCAGACATAAAGTTTTTCGGCCTTGCCAGCGGAAACTCACAGTTTGAAGTTGATTTTTTCAGAAAGAAATTTTCCGTAAAATTCCCGCTCTTCACGGACGAGGATCTGGATCTGCACTCCAAAGTCGGGGCTCCCGGCACCCCGCACTTCTTTATGCTTAGAAAAAAAGGTGAGAGCTTGCAGATAATTTTGTCCCACGCTGGGCCGTATGCAACAGCAGAAGAATTCCTGAAAGACATTAAAGATAAAATATAGAAGGAAGCGGCTATGAAAAAACTATCTTACGCAATCATTATTTCCTTTTTACTTTGCGTAAACGCTCAGGCCCGAGTAGCTAAGGACCAAATATATCAACAGAAAGAGATGAAGCCGGTGGTCAGTTCCGTGACCGTGAAAGTCGGGGATAAAGCACCGGATTTCGTGCTCCCTTCGCTATCCGGCAAAAAGATCAGTCTCTCGGATTACCGCGGGAAAAAAAATGTCGTTATCTCATTTGTT is a window of Maridesulfovibrio sp. DNA encoding:
- a CDS encoding sigma-54 dependent transcriptional regulator, whose protein sequence is MPEPYKVLIVDDEESILKLLSKELAGPERILHTANCAKAAREMVRKERYEVIVSDIRLPDGDGLELLTEFKDMEPDVEVILITGHGNIDNAVEAIRIGAYDYITKPFRLDKVDLVVDRAWQRVCLTRENRSYRHSQQSDTTSSQLVGSSTPIKQIRHLINKVAPTKVPVLITGESGAGKDVVAHSIHCASQRAGKPMIVKNCATLQKELSRSELFGHTKGSFTGATENCDGLMTFAHTGTLFLDEIGELPMEVQASLLRVLESHTFRRVGEKDERTVDIRFLFATNRNLAKEVEEGRFHEALFHRINVFNISLPELKDRREDVPLLIDFFINKLGFQMGQGEYTISERAMQCMLSYHWPGNVRELRNVLERSIILADNNTITCACLPKEIADQPEREGEAGILSLERMEREHIIKALDFFNGNRQKAALALGIGRKTLYRKIDKYNL
- a CDS encoding TlpA disulfide reductase family protein; this encodes MHKKLLHIILLALFISSTAYAAPLQPGENFPDIPLKGELTAKQKTYLGLKGDGPWKTSDIEDTYIIIEVYSMYCPHCQKEAPTMNAFYRLLSKSDKFADIKFFGLASGNSQFEVDFFRKKFSVKFPLFTDEDLDLHSKVGAPGTPHFFMLRKKGESLQIILSHAGPYATAEEFLKDIKDKI